TGGAGTACCAAATCACTCGATGAGAGAAGGATTTTTCTCggtcgaggcaactgcacaaacgccacatgaatgacgcgtgtatgtaatggtctaatctgctcagacggtcaagtctaaaaagcaagaccgcatttaatgaaggataagaacaggaCTTGGGTAGTTGGGCATCATGACAGAACACTCGGACGATATATACTACGACCCAGAGGCGATGGAGCATgaggttctccacagaagggAAACACGATCCAAGGGAGAGCAAGACAACTCGGAGGGAGGACCAAGTATACCATCGCGAGGGACGGTATAGAACGAGTGCGAGGGAGCCAAGACGATGGATGACAGCTCACCCATCTCGGACGATCAAGCGACTACGAGTTTattctgtctataaataccagtccatgtaccaggGGGTGGACAAattatgtaatcttagatggtttTTCTACATAGAATTTCTGAGAAAGacttagatagagagaaagtgagaaatctagaagagatctgtaacactttcaagggtaagaccttataaccaataagaaaacatcttcttctccgtggactaggtcttcatggccgaaccacgttatatcttGTGTCAATTTTTACATTTCATgatatttacatcttgttcatgatgaatcttgtatgtttaagtagtttttagtctttaatcttacttgggtgtagtagtcagaaaatatgcagctacattttagcgctagaaacagggagatatgaagatctaatctacctccctaacaacaactctatattgttttcataatctctgtaagagaagtgttttcacactacaaagtagatttctgttgagatgaatgagtagagctcggactcaaaaatcatcttcacGATCTAAGAAGTCTAGGAGAACCTCAAGATCAACAGATCTACGTTTTTCACTaattttatttaagatttcttgttattttcaaCATTTTCAAAGTTTTCCTCAAGAAGCTCAGGACAGTTGTAGATCGGAGTAAACATGGAGCTCTAAATGCTTcggtgctcaaacgatctcctccatgaaagagctGGGAAGAGATGCTAGTCAGTAGACTACATAAGGAAGCaatcaccttatgagagttgaaaaaGGCAAACTTTCTtgatgttcatcatcaaactcaTCATAATCTCGGAATCTCCTTCTTAAGAATTTGAATTTAAGTCAAGGGGAGGAATTAATGAGTATATAATCAGTCgtcaaactcaaaattttgtttgATGTCATAAGTTAAAAGATGAAGAGATATATTTCCTAGAATGGGAAAACGTACTCAATCGTCATAATTAGATTCTTTCCCTATAGGGGTATGGCGTGTTGAGGGAGATATTTCCTTGAAAAAGAGGACTGGGAAAAACACATTTTCTCCATCATAAACACCTCATGCAAACAGGGATGTTTATacattttcacatgtctccaaaatctACTACAAAGTCTTCTTGTACTAAACTGTTcagtctgaactatgacttagtaattgcacgtGACCTGCAAATGTAGAGTCCCACtcttctaaaagaaaagaaaaattaagtattattgcatatgttgcagggaaggtaatggtgaCGCGACGATCTACTCGCGCGAGCCAAGGAGAAAATGGTGAGCCCAAACAGAAGGACTCCACGATATGGAGCCAGGCGAGCCCTTGATCCCAAGCGAGGGACAACCCGGTGACCAATATCGGGAAGGACTAACTGATAATTCTAGCTCCGAAGGCGAGGAAAATCCCTTCGATAAGCGTGATGATATTCGTCTTACTCAGCAAGGAGGGTTGAACTGCTTGCCGAGACAAGAAGCAAGTGGTAAGGTCAAGAAGGACAACCCTGCAGACCTCGCCGATGCTAATGCCGCAATTGCAGCCATCCTGAGAACCCAAGAGGCTCAGGATAATAGAATGATTAACTTAGAAAGGCGCAATAGAAATCTATAAAACGCAAAGTAACAAAGAAAGTACCACTCACCACCATTGAAGAAATCCGGAGGAGGAAAACCCTTTCGAGCATCTACAAGACGACGAACGAATTAACATCCCTGACACCTCGAACGAGGAAACCGCGGATCGATTTCCTAAGGGAAGTAGAGGTGTGCCCGACCACGAGGGTAGCCTATCCGAAGGGTCATCAGATGTTGATCCCAAACACAAACGAAAAAAGAATTGAATCGAAGAAGTAAATATTGACTACGAGACCGAGAATCTCGCAGCCACAAACCCAAAGCGAGGGGAGAACTCGAGGTCAACTCGCTCTAAGATTGTGTCATAAGTCGAACAATCGGACGAGGACTCAGGGCGATCAAGGCATCGCCCCCATGATCCATCTTTCTCTCCCGCGAGAGCTCTGGGAAAGAGAAAGAAGGCCGAAACTAGGTGAGATGAGGACGAACTCCAAGACCGAGTCAACCGAATCGAGGCAATATATAGAGAAGCTACAGGGAAGCAAGAGAATAAGAAATTGGCAGTGGTCATGCAAGAATCAGGACAATCTCCCTTATCCGAAAATCTATTAAGATTGTCATTCCCAAGGAAGTTCTCCCTACCGGCATTCACACCCCCGTTCACAGGAACATGAGATGCTATTGAGCACCTTAGGACTTATCGTATGACACTGACCCAATGGGACCACTAGGATGTGGTGTTGTGTAAATTTTTCCCGGCTAGTCTGAGAGATGAAGCCTTGTTATGGTATAATAATCTGCCCAAAGGCTCAGTCAAGTCGTTTGCTCATCTATCCGAGCTGTTTTTAGAAACATATATTCATAACAGTCGAATCCGGCCATAAGTTGATGCGTTGTTTTAAATATATAGAGGACCGAACGAGTCGCTTTGTTCCCTGGTGACAGGATGGAGAAAACTTTGTGCTGAGATCGGAAAGGTCCCTGAAGACTATGCGATCTTAGGTTTGAATAATAGTCTTAGAAAGACAGACCCTCTTTTTTCCGCATGTTTGAATCCATGCCAAAAATCTTGGGCAAACTAAGAGAAATCCAAGAGGACTACATAGCCTTGGAGGAACTCCAGGATGGAACTTATGACAAGATGGCAAGAGGAACTAGTAGAGGAGCAAACGTGGTAGAACCACAAAACCCACCAGTGCCATCCCAAGGAGCAGGGAGATCCAACCATGGGTCAACCTAGTTCGAGAATCATCAGACTGGAGGATGGAAAGGAAGAGACCAGGCCCAACATAAGAAGGGAAAGTTCATTGACCCAGTTCATACAAAACTGAATACCCCCATATCTGAGATCCTCAAGAAGATCGACGGACAACATAAAATCACTTATCCATCGAACAACAACCAGAACGAACTAAAAATAGGACTGAATTCTGTGAATTCCACCAATTTCACAGACACACGACAGACTTGTGTAGGGACTTAAAAAGGCATTGCAAGATATGATCAATGAGGGAAAACTCCAAGAATACATTGCACAACCAACGGCACCACCCACCACTAGGGAACCCGTACATCGTGTGGAGATCCCTCGAGAGGCACAATATTTGGGATGCAATACAATTTCGCACTCAGCAATAACCACCCTCATACGAGAGGGAAATATTACCGGAAGAATACACAAACGAAACTTCAAAGGTGATGAAGTTTTCAGTGTAACCAGAGAACCACCAATAGAAGATTGGATGAGGGTACCCATCATCTTTTCAGCCTCGGAGGCACCAGAAGGAGGACAAAATCATAAAGACCCACTAGTGGTCACAATGGCCAACGCACTCCCCGAACACGAGGGCGGGGAAGCAAAGAATAAAACACTACCCTGGACAATGCccaaaattttgatcgatggtggtAGTTCTGTCGAAATATTATTCTATAAAACATTCAAACAAATGGGCCTCAAAGACGAGTGCCTCATACCCTCGACTTACAACATATTTGGCTTCAACGGGTCTTCAACCCGTCCAAGAGGAGAAATAACAGTAGAAATCTTGGTTGGAAGAATCCTTACCTTAACCACTTTCTGTGTGGTAGATGTCTTGTAACCCTACACAGCCATTGTCGGACGATCCTGGGTCCACGAAATCAAAGGAGTGGCCTCCACCTACCATCAAAGGCTAAGATTTTCCACGCTTGATGGAGTGGCAGAAATTATTGGAGACTCTGACGAAGCAAAGTATTGCTACAATATGGACGCCCAAAACAGCGAGAACAAAGTAAACTCTCCAAAAGCACATGCGAGGAGGGTTAGAAGTATTAATAACTCTATTAAAGCCCATGACTACATTGCAATAAATGATGCACCAGCACGCTTGTCTGATGCCTCAACTTCATGCAACACCATAACCTCGGGACCGACCACACGGCCCTTGTAGCAGTCACATAACCTCCTCGATGAGGGAGAAATCGAACCTCGTCCTCATAACAAGGTCGGAGGCACACCTAAGAAACGTCATGGAGAGTATCACACAAGAATCAACCTGGAACAGAGAATGTTGGTCCACAACCAACAAGCAACTTTTAAGGAGTTAACCTGACCAAGATCACGGCACATCATGCTACAACCTCCATTCGGCAACAACAAGCCGTTAACAGGACACATGGGAATCTCTCCTCAAAAATTGGCTAATGATTGTATTATAGACGCTACGTCCACGAGCGCCTTACTATCCTTATTCGAAAGTTACTCGGGTTACAACCCTTGCCTCGCACAAAGATGTCCACCTCAGCCGGGCACAACATACAAAAGGGGAGAGCACACCCTCTCCAAAGTCTTCGGCGATACATTAATTCCTTGGCCATCCGTCAAGATGGCACAAATGTTTCCAAGACCGATTAGGCTCTTAAGCAAGCTTATCTCACAAAGTAGTCTAGAAGCAAAGACCAAAACGTTGCTTCAGACTAATGAGAAGCATTAACGCAATTATAGCTTATCTCTCATTTAGCACAATATACAGCCCATGAAGGTTGATATCCAGAAGTCAGGGCTTCGAGCCCTCCTTGTAAGCAGGTCATGCGATCTCCCTCGAAATGTACTAAGGGCTCACACCctcttttgaaattaataaaactaTTTCTTTTGTGTATTACCTGTTTACACTGTGTAGATTTAAATTCTTATCATCGCATGTGTTTACTTTTCCTTTCCGATTTATATATGCATATGGGATAGTTGCATCATGCTTGCATTTCCAACAAACACACAGATAGATTCAACAACCATGGCATGGTGCTGGCCACACCTCCCATCCTATAACAAAACAGTGCGGGTCAATTCACCCCAAGTTACCTTACACGGACAACAAACCTGAGGTAACGTCGTCCCGATCATGATATCGGACGATGTCATAACATAACAGGAGATACCCAGATTTGACAACTCTATCTTACACCACAGTGAGGAATGAACAACCAAGGTATCACCCTTGACAATATTCTCCAACAGCAAGGTCAAGCAACAAGTGCTCCTACAATTGGCACTAAACAAAATATACAAGGATAAACGAAAGTTGCTACAATCCTAGTCTAACACCATAAGAGATAGCATGTCTAATAAAGGAATTGATCACTCCTTGGATATGTTACCCGAGGTTGGACCAacaatgtacaatcgaaactctTTCACAGCCAAATCATGATAAAAATATCATACGATTAAAACGAAGGTGGTCGCCAAACGTCACTGTCAAAAAGAAATTAGTAACAATATCAAAGATGCCTCCCACATACGAGGACTTACCACAAAATAACAATAAAGTCATGCCTCCCACAACTGAATACTTTCCAATAAAGACGAAAATGTTTCCACAAAGGTGCATATGAACCTACAAGACTTATGTTCAACACGAAAAACTAAGAGAAAGAGGCTAAAATGAGCAAGATTAAGTCTGTTCACCATCAGGAGCCCGTTGATCGTCGTCCCCTTCATCCTCGACGTCAGTGACAATCTGCACAAGCTCGGACTCGACAATCGGGGGAGGGACCACGATGTTCGCAGCAGTAGCAGCGGTGGCTCGTTGACGCTCTCGAAGGGCAGCAGCCTTACAAGCTTTTGTCATCAGAACCTTATACTCAACATGAAGGTTATTCAACTTCTCATTATTCTCCGTTTGGGAATCAACTAATTCTTCCTCATGAGTGCTCACCAACTCATTAAGCTCCTGACCAAGGCCCCGCCTAGCCGCTCTCTCTTCCTCCAATTGACGCTCCAACTCTGCCTTTTTCTTACAAACCTCTGCAAGAGCAAAGCAAAAAGATTAACACACGCCAAACATCATGGCGAAACAATACACAAACTGATGTACAAGTGACCTTCGTTTCCAAGCAAAACGACGGCTAAATTCTGTTCTAATAGAATCTTTTCGGCATCTAGAGCACTAAGACGAACTTATACAGGAGTCACATCCATGTCACCATGAGGACAAGATATCATATGCCTATCCCGCTTCTTCTCCAGGGCAACATAATCCCGCTTAAGCCTCCTCAGTTTTTCCCTATCATCTTCAGCCTGTGCTATGATAGGCATATGATCGCATTGCCAATTAATAAGACTATCTTTTTGCGCCCTGAGCACCTTGATCTCATTTTAACGCTCCACGGCTATTCTCTTAGCTTTCTCAAGCAAATCCCTTAATTCCACAGTGCGTCTCCGATGTACCTCAACGTCCTCCTGCAACTTCACATTATCTTGCTCTAAGGAGTAAACCTTACACTGGCGTGCGCTGACATCCAGCCTAAGACCACTGCGTTCTCTAGCATGTCTATGACCAACAATATATAACTGCTCCTCCAATAGTTTGACCATTACTACCAATACAGGGACTATTTCAGAAGTCTCATCCCTATCAAGAAGGTGCAATATTAAGGATATAGAACGGGTAAATACCTTCTAACTCCTTCTTATCCCGGTGAAAGGCTGATGCTTCATCCCTCGCCAATGCCAATGTGGTACGAAGTAGTTGAACCTCTTGCTCAGTAGCCTTGGCCTTCCTCATATCCACGCGAGCCTCGGCTAACATACCAATCCTCAAATTGTTGCTCTAAAGATACAACAATGATAAGAAACTGAAACAAGTTAAATACCGCATACCGATAGCACCAGCTGTTGGTGTGCAGATCTGTCCAAAGACGCCATGACACGCGCTTGCTTGTCATCGCTCAGCTGAGCATACCTATCTGAGCATATGACCTTCATCGACTCGGATCCGCC
This genomic stretch from Papaver somniferum cultivar HN1 chromosome 5, ASM357369v1, whole genome shotgun sequence harbors:
- the LOC113278177 gene encoding uncharacterized protein LOC113278177 isoform X3; protein product: MSELCILRFFLGGNERTKDHREVCKKKAELERQLEEERAARRGLGQELNELVSTHEEELVDSQTENNEKLNNLHVEYKVLMTKACKAAALRERQRATAATAANIVVPPPIVESELVQIVTDVEDEGDDDQRAPDGEQT
- the LOC113278177 gene encoding myosin-7B-like isoform X1, whose protein sequence is MLAEARVDMRKAKATEQEVQLLRTTLALARDEASAFHRDKKELEEVCKKKAELERQLEEERAARRGLGQELNELVSTHEEELVDSQTENNEKLNNLHVEYKVLMTKACKAAALRERQRATAATAANIVVPPPIVESELVQIVTDVEDEGDDDQRAPDGEQT
- the LOC113278177 gene encoding uncharacterized protein LOC113278177 isoform X2 is translated as MRKAKATEQEVQLLRTTLALARDEASAFHRDKKELEEVCKKKAELERQLEEERAARRGLGQELNELVSTHEEELVDSQTENNEKLNNLHVEYKVLMTKACKAAALRERQRATAATAANIVVPPPIVESELVQIVTDVEDEGDDDQRAPDGEQT